In one Solanum lycopersicum chromosome 11, SLM_r2.1 genomic region, the following are encoded:
- the LOC104644547 gene encoding HMG-Y-related protein A-like: protein MDKLREGIVKMSNSEPNASLLESEISILRQYLDIIMSGLQTTPNHPPYAWMIEKALQELDEKEGSDEDSISEFILKNNDSLPKAHKIMLKDHLEKMCERGEIVMIDGGRFSLPGESKHLNSKSKGKSKRRGSLSNTQKKPQQKEKEEDLEKPKNQGRGRPAKNKDDGAEKGDGTTSALSTKEPDDQRERDLKGQEDGADPNAVLLKDLRLLRRRKAIKD from the coding sequence ATGGACAAATTGAGAGAAGGAATTGTTAAAATGTCCAATAGTGAACCAAATGCGTCATTATTAGAGTCTGAGATCTCAATTCTTCGACAATACCTTGATATTATTATGTCCGGTCTTCAGACTACCCCCAATCATCCTCCTTACGCTTGGATGATTGAAAAAGCATTGCAGGAATTGGACGAAAAAGAGGGCTCTGATGAAGACTCGATATCTGAgtttatcttaaaaaataatgacagtTTGCCAAAGGCTCATAAGATAATGCTGAAAGATCATCTGGAGAAGATGTGCGAAAGGGGGGAAATTGTTATGATTGATGGAGGGCGGTTTTCGCTTCCGGGTGAAAGCAAGCACTTGAATTCAAAGAGTAAAGGAAAGAGCAAGAGAAGGGGGAGTTTGTCAAATACACAAAAGAAGCCGcagcaaaaggaaaaagaggagGATTTGGAGAAACCAAAAAACCAGGGTCGTGGGAGGCCTGCTAAGAACAAGGACGATGGGGCCGAAAAAGGTGACGGTACAACTTCTGCATTGTCAACAAAGGAGCCAGACGATCAGCGTGAGAGGGATCTCAAGGGCCAGGAAGACGGGGCTGATCCTAATGCTGTACTTCTGAAGGACTTGAGAttgttaagaagaagaaaagcgATCAAGGACTAG